A genomic window from Phocoena sinus isolate mPhoSin1 chromosome 20, mPhoSin1.pri, whole genome shotgun sequence includes:
- the RNF222 gene encoding RING finger protein 222 yields the protein MSEGESKESSGGECPVCYEKFREMEGASRTLSCGHMFCHDCLVKYLLSTRVDGQVQRTVVCPVCRYVTFLGKKSSSWPSKLDKSAQTLAVPMGLPPVPPPDTLGHANSLALSQPFWRPSPNQGVQLTLDPPPGLLQEPQIFIISCHGMPLGKQDSILPGRSQAELLEASPVPSSTRSFCSRSQALLLIILIAVVAMVPAILPWVLLVRKHA from the coding sequence ATGTCCGAGGGGGAGAGCAAGGAAAGCTCGGGCGGCGAGTGCCCCGTGTGCTACGAGAAGTTCCGCGAAATGGAGGGCGCCAGCCGGACGCTGAGCTGTGGCCACATGTTCTGCCATGACTGCCTGGTCAAGTACCTCCTCTCCACGCGCGTGGACGGGCAGGTCCAGAGGACCGTCGTCTGCCCCGTCTGCCGCTACGTCACCTTCCTCGGCAAGAAGAGCTCCTCCTGGCCCTCCAAGCTGGACAAGAGCGCTCAGACCCTGGCCGTGCCCATGGGCCTGCCGCCCGTGCCACCGCCGGACACCCTAGGCCACGCCAACTCCCTGGCCCTCTCCCAGCCTTTCTGGAGGCCGTCCCCGAATCAGGGCGTCCAGCTGACCTTGGACCCGCCGCCCGGCCTACTCCAGGAGCCGCAGATCTTCATCATCAGCTGCCACGGGATGCCCCTGGGGAAGCAGGACAGCATCCTGCCCGGGCGCAGCCAGGCCGAGCTCTTGGAGGCCTCCCCGGTGCCCAGCTCCACCCGGTCGTTCTGCAGCCGCTCCCAGGCCCTACTGCTCATCATCCTCATTGCCGTGGTGGCCATGGTGCCTGCCATCCTGCCCTGGGTGCTGCTGGTGAGGAAGCACGCGTGA
- the RPL26 gene encoding 60S ribosomal protein L26 isoform X1 — protein sequence MKFNPFVTSDRSKNRKRHFNAPSHIRRKIMSSPLSKELRQKYNVRSMPIRKDDEVQVVRGHYKGQQIGKVVQVYRKKYVIYIERVQREKANGTTVHVGIHPSKVVITRLKLDKDRKKILERKAKSRQVGKEKGKYKEETIEKMQE from the exons ATGAAGTTCAATCCCTTTGTGACTTCTGACCGAAGCAAGAACCGGAAAAGGCATTTCAATGCGCCTTCCCACATTCGCAGGAAAATTATGTCTTCCCCTCTTTCTAAAGAGCTGAGACAGAAGTACAATGTCCGATCCATGCCCATCCGGAAGGATGATGAAGTTCAG GTTGTACGAGGGCACTACAAAGGGCAGCAAATTGGCAAAGTAGTCCAGGTTTACAGGAAGAAGTATGTCATCTACATTGAACGAGTGCAGCGGGAGAAGGCTAATGGCACAACTGTCCACGTGGGCATTCACCCCAGCAAG GTGGTTATCACCAGACTAAAACTGGACAAAGACCGCAAAAAGATCCTCGAACGTAAAGCCAAGTCTCGCCAAGTagggaaggaaaaaggcaaaTATAAGGAAGAAACAATTGAGAAGATGCAGGAATGA
- the RPL26 gene encoding 60S ribosomal protein L26 isoform X2, whose product MSSPLSKELRQKYNVRSMPIRKDDEVQVVRGHYKGQQIGKVVQVYRKKYVIYIERVQREKANGTTVHVGIHPSKVVITRLKLDKDRKKILERKAKSRQVGKEKGKYKEETIEKMQE is encoded by the exons ATGTCTTCCCCTCTTTCTAAAGAGCTGAGACAGAAGTACAATGTCCGATCCATGCCCATCCGGAAGGATGATGAAGTTCAG GTTGTACGAGGGCACTACAAAGGGCAGCAAATTGGCAAAGTAGTCCAGGTTTACAGGAAGAAGTATGTCATCTACATTGAACGAGTGCAGCGGGAGAAGGCTAATGGCACAACTGTCCACGTGGGCATTCACCCCAGCAAG GTGGTTATCACCAGACTAAAACTGGACAAAGACCGCAAAAAGATCCTCGAACGTAAAGCCAAGTCTCGCCAAGTagggaaggaaaaaggcaaaTATAAGGAAGAAACAATTGAGAAGATGCAGGAATGA
- the KRBA2 gene encoding KRAB-A domain-containing protein 2 — protein MMPQRAGNDPPGVSNPSEMEKEISNMREKFLISVTKLVESKSYNSKVFSKEKYFQTIKEVKEAKEKGRKSSRDYRRAAKYDVISVQGTEKLIEATHGERDRIRYYVHKEELFDILHDTHLSIGHGGRTRMLKELQGKYGNVTKEVIVLYLTLCKQCHQKNPVSKRGLAPKPMPFKDIDSRCQVEILDMQSNADGEFKFILYYQDHLTKFIILRPLKAKQAHEVVAVLLDIFTILGTPTMLESDSGLEFTNQVVNELNEVWPDLKIVPGKYHPGQGQGSLERASRDVKNMLSAWMQSNCSRHWAEGLRFMQMVRNQAFDVSLQQSPYEAMFGCKAKFGLYSSHLPRETVAVLQTEEELEIAEEQLESSLWIRQEERAEVGADRSDVDEDVNSTPPKAAEPSTSQGAPGLFCW, from the coding sequence ATGATGCCACAGAGAGCTGGAAATGATCCCCCTGGGGTTTCAAATCCaagtgaaatggaaaaggagataaGTAACATGAGAGAAAAGTTTCTTATCAGCGTGACAAAGTTAGTGGAAAGCAAAAGTTACAACAGCAaggtattttccaaagaaaagtaCTTTCAAACAATAAaggaagtgaaagaagctaaggagaaggggaggaagtcATCACGTGATTATCGCCGTGCAGCAAAGTATGACGTGATCTCTGTACAGGGCACAGAGAAACTAATAGAGGCGACTCACGGAGAACGAGATCGAATACGGTATTACGTACACAAGGAAGAGCTGTTTGACATTCTTCACGACACACATCTCAGTATTGGCCATGGCGGGCGGACGCGCATGCTCAAGGAGCTTCAAGGAAAATATGGGAACGTCACCAAAGAAGTCATTGTCTTATATCTGACTCTGTGTAAACAGTGCCACCAGAAGAACCCAGTATCCAAGAGAGGCCTCGCACCCAAGCCCATGCCATTTAAGGACATTGACTCCAGATGCCAAGTTGAAATCCTTGACATGCAGTCAAATGCTGATGGTGAGttcaagtttattttatattaccaGGACCACTTGACCAAGTTTATTATTTTACGGCCATTAAAAGCCAAACAGGCCCATGAGGTGGTCGCTGTCCTGTTGGATATTTTCACAATTCTTGGTACACCCACGATGTTAGAATCTGACAGTGGCTTGGAGTTCACAAACCAGGTTGTCAATGAGCTCAATGAGGTATGGCCAGACCTAAAGATTGTCCCTGGTAAGTACCACCCTGGGCAAGGCCAGGGCTCCCTGGAGCGAGCAAGCCGTGATGTCAAGAACATGCTCAGTGCCTGGATGCAGAGTAACTGTTCACGTCACTGGGCCGAAGGCCTGCGATTCATGCAGATGGTGAGGAATCAGGCCTTTGATGTTTCCTTGCAGCAAAGTCCATATGAGGCGATGTTTGGTTGTAAAGCCAAATTTGGACTCTATTCCTCACACTTACCCCGGGAAACCGTGGCTGTTTTACAAACAGAAGAAGAACTAGAAATTGCTGAAGAACAGCTAGAAAGCAGCCTTTGGATCAGGCAGGAAGAAAGAGCTGAGGTCGGAGCAGACCGATCTGACGTGGACGAGGACGTCAATTCCACTCCTCCCAAAGCTGCGGAGCCCAGCACCTCCCAAGGGGCCCCAGGTCTCTTCTGCTGGTGA